One stretch of Centroberyx gerrardi isolate f3 chromosome 13, fCenGer3.hap1.cur.20231027, whole genome shotgun sequence DNA includes these proteins:
- the zbtb41 gene encoding zinc finger and BTB domain-containing protein 41, whose translation MKRKASHPQPPKRSRRVSASRECAAEKGTESAANTPSHSETVPESASPNRHLTMSQHSHNLLKFLNEDRTRQRFCDVSVSVGGKLYSAHKVVLAHGSSYFHAELSKNPAAGHVALDHVEDSVFQHLLGFLYTSECVVAERELPALTQAARFLDMMDVLKLLCEEGDVQPVTVTPAQAETRGAPEVETTSSEPPAEDTDVQSPTGIQCSLCSRRFSTKKSLQNHLAKSHSDMQQADPAETEKMAGQRTATTRRSARRRRAPTKYKRDDMEYSINNPEEKQRTLSPRDQENEQEEEEGEAVVENQKPKLDVRETSRPAQGGDEEEEEEEEERDMNEEELAGQQKAELVRAADRSACQQGSGVETTQQQTVQEVEVRVPTAGSSSQAPVYPEGLAPVIIQTSSKKILKCPKCDKTFDRAGKYESHTRVHTGEKPFQCDICLQRYSTKSNLTVHKKKHASDAPFQKKEHKCPFCNKLHASKKTLAKHVRRFHPDHIQEFLTMRKRKSEGWKCAICLKTFTRRPHLEEHMILHTQDRPFKCTFCDEYFKSRFARLKHQEKFHLGPFPCEICGRQFNDTGNRKRHIECTHGGKRKWTCFVCGKSVRERTTLREHLRIHSGEKPHLCSICGQSFRHGSSYRLHLRVHHDDKRYECDECGKTFIRHDHLTKHQKIHSGEKAHQCEECGKCFRRHDHLTVHYKSVHLGEKVWQKYKTAVHQCEVCKKEFKGKSSLEMHFRTHSGEKPYRCPECHQTFRIKKTLTKHMVIHSDARPFNCPHCSATFKRKDKLKYHIDHVHSTKFSEQPLAPLSEDKIVSLPYEETSKTYRAEPKSALQSAPPPTNVCVPVTLVPVQMAGVSAGQGDLSAHGGAPLSSQTHSVLTMQAQGPQQTSGYQAATDLAFLEKYTLTPQPANIVHPVRPDQMLDPREQSYLGTLLGLDSASSVQNMSNSDHSH comes from the exons ATGAAAAGAAAGGCCAGTCATCCTCAGCCTCCCAAACGCAGCCGGCGGGTCAGTGCCAGCAGGGAATGTGCTGCAGAGAAGGGCACAGAGTCGGCCGCCAACACCCCATCGCACTCTGAAACTGTCCCAGAATCAGCCTCTCCAAACCGGCACCTGACTATGTCGCAGCACAGTCACAACCTCCTCAAGTTCTTGAACGAGGACAGGACCCGGCAGAGATTCTGCgatgtgtcagtgtctgtgggCGGGAAGCTCTACAGTGCCCACAAGGTGGTGTTGGCCCACGGGAGCAGCTACTTCCACGCCGAGCTGTCCAAGAACCCCGCCGCGGGACACGTGGCGCTGGACCATGTGGAGGACTCTGTCTTCCAACACCTGCTCGGCTTCCTGTACACCTCCGAGTGCGTCGTCGCAGAGAGGGAGCTTCCGGCTCTAACCCAAGCGGCccgcttcctggacatgatggATGTGCTGAAGCTGCTGTGCGAAGAGGGGGACGTCCAGCCGGTAACTGTGACCCCGGCCCAGGCTGAGACACGTGGGGCACCTGAGGTGGAAACGACCTCCAGTGAACCACCAGCAGAGGACACAGACGTCCAAAGCCCAACTGGTATTCAGTGCTCCCTGTGCAGCCGCAGGTTTAGCACTAAAAAGTCCCTGCAGAACCACTTGGCCAAGAGTCACAGTGACATGCAGCAGGCTGACCCAGCTGAAACAGAGAAGATGGCAGGTCAGAGGACTGCTACCACGCGGAGGTCGGCTCGCAGGAGGAGAGCACCCACCAAGTACAAGAGAGATGACATGGAGTACTCTATCAACAACCCCGAAGAAAAACAAAGGACCTTGTCGCCAAGAGACCAAGAGAatgagcaagaagaagaagagggagaagcgGTTGTGGAAAACCAAAAGCCCAAGCTGGACGTGAGAGAGACGTCCAGGCCAGCTCAGgggggagacgaggaggaggaggaggaggaagaggagagggacatGAATGAGGAGGAGTTGGCTGGCCAGCAGAAAGCAGAGCTGGTTCGTGCAGCGGACCGGAGCGCATGTCAGCAGGGTTCAGGTGTAGAAACAACGCAGCAGCAGACTGTCCAAGAGGTGGAAGTGCGTGTTCCAACAGCAGGGAGCTCCAGCCAGGCTCCAGTGTATCCTGAGGGTCTGGCTCCAGTCATCATCCAGACCTCCAGCAAGAAGATTCTCAAGTGCCCCAAATGTGACAAGACCTTTGACCGTGCAG GGAAGTATGAGAGTCACACCAGGGtgcacacaggagagaaaccattccAGTGTGACATCTGCCTTCAGCGCTACTCCACCAAGTCTAACCTGACCGTACACAAGAAGAAGCACGCCAGCGATGCCCCCTTTCAGAAAAAGGAGCACAAGTGCCCCTTCTGTAACAAACTCCATGCCAGCAAGAAAACCCTGGCCAAACATGTCAGGAG GTTCCATCCAGACCACATCCAAGAGTTTCTTAccatgaggaagaggaagagtgaaGGCTGGAAATGTGCC ATATGTCTGAAGACCTTCACCCGCAGGCCTCATCTGGAGGAGCACATGATCCTCCACACCCAGGACCGCCCCTTCAAATGTACCTTCTGTGACGAATACTTCAAATCCAGGTTTGCCAGGCTGAAGCACCAAGAAAAGTTCCATTTAG GTCCATTTCCCTGTGAGATCTGTGGCCGACAGTTCAATGACACAGGCAACAGAAAGAGGCATATTGAATGCACACATGGGGGCAAGAGAAAATGGACCTGCTTTGTTTGTGGGAAATCAGTAAGGGAAAG GACAACCTTGCGGGAGCACCTGCGGATCCACAGCGGGGAAAAGCCTCACCTCTGCAGTATCTGTGGCCAGAGCTTTCGCCATGGCAGCTCCTATAG GCTTCATCTCAGAGTGCACCATGATGACAAGCGCTACGAGTGTGACGAATGCGGAAAAACCTTCATACGCCATGATCACCTGAccaaacatcagaaaatacaCTCCG GGGAGAAAGCACACCAATGCGAAGAGTGTGGGAAGTGCTTCAGACGCCATGATCATCTGACTGTCCACTACAAAAGTGTTCACTTGGGAGAGAAAGTTTGGCAGAA GTATAAAACTGCTGTGCATCAGTGCGAGGTTTGCAAGAAAGAATTCAAAGGAAAGTCCAGCCTGGAAATGCACTTCAGGACCCACTCTG GTGAGAAACCCTACAGATGCCCCGAATGCCACCAGACATTCCGCATCAAGAAGACCTTGACGAAGCACATGGTGATTCACTCTGACGCCCGTCCCTTCAACTGCCCCCACTGCAGCGCCACCTTCAAAAGGAAAGACAAGCTCAAGTACCACATAGACCACGTGCACAGCACCAAGTTCTCCGAGCAGCCTCTCGCGCCGCTCAGCGAGGACAAAATAGTCTCTCTTCCTTACGAGGAAACCTCAAAGACGTACCGCGCCGAACCCAAGTCGGCCCTCCAGAGCGCCCCCCCTCCTACGAACGTCTGCGTGCCCGTCACTTTAGTGCCGGTCCAGATGGCGGGAGTGTCAGCGGGGCAGGGCGACTTGAGCGCTCACGGGGGCGCACCGCTCTCCTCCCAAACCCACAGCGTTCTTACCATGCAGGCCCAGGGACCGCAGCAGACCTCCGGCTACCAGGCGGCGACAGACCTAGCCTTCCTGGAAAAGTACACCCTCACCCCCCAGCCCGCCAACATCGTCCACCCCGTGAGGCCGGATCAGATGCTGGACCCCAGAGAGCAGTCTTACCTGGGGACGCTGCTGGGACTGGATTCAGCCTCTTCTGTGCAGAACATGTCCAACTCGGATCACTCTCACTGA